From Sphingorhabdus sp. SMR4y:
TGCGCCCATGGTGCGCAAGATCGCAATATCTCTGGTCTTGGCGCGTACCAGCATGATCAACGACGATAATATGTTGAAAACCGCCACCAATATGATGATCGACAGGATGACGAACATCACCACCCGCTCGACCTGCAAAGTTTCGAAAAGCGAGGCATTCATCGTCTGCCAGTCGGTGATCACCCCGCGGTCAGCCACCTTGGGAACGAGAGGCGCGATTATCTTGCCGACATTGTCGGCATCATCGGTCTTGATCTCGATCATGCCGATCTGGTCACCGAGCAACAGCAAGGTCTGTGCGTCCTCCATCGGCATGATTACGAACGCCTTGTCATAGTCATAGACACCGACTTCGAATATCGCGGCGACGTCATAGGCGATTTCGCGCGGCACCGTTCCAAAAGGCGTCGAACGCCCTTGCGGATTGATAATGGTGATCCGGCTGCCTACCTGCGCACCGAGCGTTGTTGCCAGCCGGCTGCCAATGCCGACACGCCCCGATCCGGACTCGAGGCGCGCAAGATCACCGGAAATGGTTTTTCCATCGAGCGTTTCGTTATTCAAAATGTCCGGGACCTGCATCCCCCGCACCAGCACCGCTTCGACCCGTCCGTTGAACGTGGTCAGCAAGGGTTGTTCGATCAACGGCGAAGCCGAGACGACCCCCTCGGTATCACGGGTTTCCTCGAGCAGGTCGCGCCAACCCGGCAACCGGCCGCCATAGCCCTGGATTACGGCATGGCCGTTGAGACCGACAATCTTGTCGAACAGCTCTGCACGGAATCCGTTCATCACGCTCATCACCACGATCAGCGCGGCAACGCCCAGCATGACCGCTACCAGGCTGATACTGGCAACGAGGAATATGAAACCCTCCCCCTTGCCGGGTAACAGATAGCGTTTTGCGATGACCCATTCATAACGGGATAGGAGCATGAGTTGGGGCGACTTCCTTGGATCAGATTTCCCTGCCTTTACGGTTGCTGGCCGGGGCAAGCAAGTGGCATGGTGGTAATTATGCTGTTGCCGATATGACACAAAGATTGATCAATCTTTCAAAAGCATCAAATTTGGCATGACAAAATTAAGTCAGTCGATCAGATATGGTTACAGAATCAAACATCTCGATTAACGGGTCATGGTTCAGGGATCCTTTCCGGTTCCGCCAAATGTTGGGGGACAAGCGGCGTCGAATAGGAAGGGAAAACAGGGGACGAATTAGTTCGTCACCATTTTCGCCCGGGTGCTTATCGGCATCCGGGCGTTTTTTTTGCACCAATATTTTTCCAAGCCATTGGTAATACGACCTTTTTCTCCTCTTGAAATTGGGAAAGATGATCATATCTTTATTCATGTGGAACGCCTTTCGGGTTTCACATGAACGAACCGGATGCCGCATGTGCGGGTCCAAATTTACATTGCTCAATTGCAGAGGATATAGATATGAATCGTTTTGACTTTACCCCCTATCGCCGTTCAACCGTAGGTTTTGACCGGCTGTTCGACCTTCTTGAAAATAACGCCCGCGCGCAGCAATCCGAGAATTACCCGCCGTTCAACATCGAACGCAGCGGTGAAGATCATTATCGGATCACACTGGCCGTCGCCGGTTTCAAGGAAGATGAAATTGAAATTACCGCCCAGCAGAATTTGCTGCTTGTCGCCGGCAATAAGAAAACCGACGATCAGGAAAGCAAGCAGTTTCTGCACATGGGCATCGCCAACCGCAACTTTGAACGGCGCTTTGAACTCGCCGATTTCGTTCGCGTCGAGAACGCAGGATTGGCCGACGGCCTGCTTGAGATCGACCTGGTCCGGGAAATTCCCGAAGCCATGCGGCCGCAGACGATCGCCATCAACAAGGGCGACAATGTCACCAAAATTGCGGACAAGCGGGACAAGAAAGAAGACAAGGCCGCTTAAGCAAGCGGATCCTTTAACCGAAAACCGGAGGCAGCCAGCGCGATCTGGCTGCCTTTTTTAATGAGGCTGAAATGAAATGGGGCAGCCGGATGAGGATCCGACTGCCCCTGACACCCGCTTGGTGTCACTCTTGACGATAATTAACCCGGGTCGCAAAAGGCCAATTTTCGTCAAGAATCTGCTTCGGCGATATGGGAAAGCATCGCATGGTCCAGAATCCGGACCTTTCCGCTCTCCACTGCCACAATCCCGTTCTCTGACCAGGTGGATAGTTGCCGATTAATATGTTCGCGCGACATGCCGGCAAAATTGCCGAGCTCGCTCTGGCTCAGGTCCAGCTTCAGTCGCCCCTCGTCTGCGCCGACCACTGATAATCTCAGCAGATAGCGTGCCAGTCGCGGCCCGGAAGTATAGGCACGATCGCCTTCGATCATGCTGTTGGCCATCCGGATCCGCTTCGCCATGACCTTCAAAAGCCGCAGCGCCATATTCTTGTGCTTGGCGAGAATGTCTTCGAAAGCTTCCCGTGTGATCGAAAGCGCCGAAGTCGGTTCGATCGCAGTCACGCTGGCGGTTCGCTCGCCGCCATCCAGCAAGGCGATTTCACCCAGAACCTGCCCGGCTTCCGCATAGTCGAGAACAACTTCATAACCATTGCTGGCGATCATGCTGGTACGCGCATTGCCTGACAATAATATCAGAAGCGAGTTTCCAGGATCCCCCTGCATGATCAATTCGTCCCCTTTTTTATACTGCATGAAATTTCCACGCAATATCAAGTCTGCCAGCTCGGCGTCGTCGCAGTCGGCAAACAGGCTGTGCTCAGCCAGAATATTTGCCAACTCTTCGACTTTCACTGCACCCGTCCCCCGGCCTTGCCCTGAAGTTTCACTAACTCTCTTTTGCCGTGTAATTGTGACAATAGTCACATCCTGTAAAATTTATTGGACAGATTCGACATGTGTCGAAACTGTCCAGAAAATTTGCTCGCGGATTCTAGACCAGCCTGCTTTGCTGCAATGCGGCGGCTATGAAAGAGGCAAATAAAGGATGCG
This genomic window contains:
- a CDS encoding lipoprotein-releasing ABC transporter permease subunit, with the protein product MLLSRYEWVIAKRYLLPGKGEGFIFLVASISLVAVMLGVAALIVVMSVMNGFRAELFDKIVGLNGHAVIQGYGGRLPGWRDLLEETRDTEGVVSASPLIEQPLLTTFNGRVEAVLVRGMQVPDILNNETLDGKTISGDLARLESGSGRVGIGSRLATTLGAQVGSRITIINPQGRSTPFGTVPREIAYDVAAIFEVGVYDYDKAFVIMPMEDAQTLLLLGDQIGMIEIKTDDADNVGKIIAPLVPKVADRGVITDWQTMNASLFETLQVERVVMFVILSIIILVAVFNILSSLIMLVRAKTRDIAILRTMGASRASLVRIFVTVGTSIGTLGIAAGIMLGLIAIHFRQNVINFVQAITGQNLWDPSIRFLTELPARTDPMEVVGIAGLALLFSFLATLYPAYKAASTDPVQVLRYE
- a CDS encoding Crp/Fnr family transcriptional regulator, whose translation is MKVEELANILAEHSLFADCDDAELADLILRGNFMQYKKGDELIMQGDPGNSLLILLSGNARTSMIASNGYEVVLDYAEAGQVLGEIALLDGGERTASVTAIEPTSALSITREAFEDILAKHKNMALRLLKVMAKRIRMANSMIEGDRAYTSGPRLARYLLRLSVVGADEGRLKLDLSQSELGNFAGMSREHINRQLSTWSENGIVAVESGKVRILDHAMLSHIAEADS
- a CDS encoding Hsp20 family protein, producing the protein MNRFDFTPYRRSTVGFDRLFDLLENNARAQQSENYPPFNIERSGEDHYRITLAVAGFKEDEIEITAQQNLLLVAGNKKTDDQESKQFLHMGIANRNFERRFELADFVRVENAGLADGLLEIDLVREIPEAMRPQTIAINKGDNVTKIADKRDKKEDKAA